The region CATGCTAGAAGGTCTGAAACTGAATTTGAAGCAGCTTGTTTTTAGCCAACAAAATGAGGCAATCCTACTAGCTAATTTAAGGGAAATTTGATAAGATAAATAAAAAGAAAGGAGCTCTTATGTCCAATATTTTTGATTATCTGAAAGATGTCGCACGCGATTCCTTTTACGACCTTCCTTTGAATGAGTTAGACATTCTAGCCTTAACAGAAATCACCTACCTCTCCTTTGATAATCTGGTCTCCACAAGTCCTCAGCGACTTTTAGACCTAGCTCCTCAGGTTCCAAGGGAGCCAAACATGTTGACCAGCAAAAATCGCCTCCAGCTATTAGATGAACTAACTCAACACAAGCGCTTCAAAAATTGCAAACTCTCCCATTTTATCAACGACATCGACCCTGAACTACAAAAACAATTTGCGGCTATGACCTACCGCCTCACTCTCGATACCTATCTGATTGTCTTTCGTGGGACTGATGACAGTATCATTGGCTGGAAGGAAGATTTCCACCTTACCTATATGAAGGAAATTCCTGCTCAAAAGCATGCCCTCCGCTATTTAAAGAACTTTTTTGCCCAACATCCTAAGCAAAAAGTCATTCTGGCTGGGCATTCCAAGGGAGGAAATTTAGCCATCTATGCGGCTAGTCAAATTGAGCAAAACTTGCAAGATCAAATCACAGCAGTTTATACCTTTGATGCGCC is a window of Streptococcus mitis DNA encoding:
- a CDS encoding DUF2974 domain-containing protein, which gives rise to MSNIFDYLKDVARDSFYDLPLNELDILALTEITYLSFDNLVSTSPQRLLDLAPQVPREPNMLTSKNRLQLLDELTQHKRFKNCKLSHFINDIDPELQKQFAAMTYRLTLDTYLIVFRGTDDSIIGWKEDFHLTYMKEIPAQKHALRYLKNFFAQHPKQKVILAGHSKGGNLAIYAASQIEQNLQDQITAVYTFDAPGLHKELTQTEGYQRIMNKTKVFIPQGSIIGMMMEIPNHQIIVHSTALGGIAQHDTFSWQIEDKHFVQLNKTNSDSQQVDTTFKEWVATVPDEELQLYFDLFFGTILDAGISSINDLSSLKAIEHIRHLFVQAQSLTPEERETMGRLTQLLIDTRYQAWKNR